The Siniperca chuatsi isolate FFG_IHB_CAS linkage group LG9, ASM2008510v1, whole genome shotgun sequence genome includes a region encoding these proteins:
- the LOC122881986 gene encoding carcinoembryonic antigen-related cell adhesion molecule 1-like isoform X1, with product METKSEGTLAVVFLAFIQGVLASGAVEVQPSINPAAVGDTVTLFLSPSTTLKSGSWAVRESLILTWFGDQQAVFPSHSGRASVNVLTGALTLSSVTVADSGVYVVQSSDPQLKANASITVLEPISNVTLRANQTNLMEFNSSAVVACSVSSGSSPSFLWMNGSSEVTASERVQLTDGNSTLTIVNVTRYDQEPFRCHVFNPVSNGTSDPVNFTISYGPDNMALTVNGQNITSFSVGSNLTMLCSAQSNPPAQLQWAFRGELVNVTGPLLELFSINKNQSGPYSCLAFNNHTNTNSNITTHIMIAESLSGSEQQAVNVWLLPLLLLVGFPFLLPDVGSFSPWMTLMQ from the exons ATGGAGACGAAAAGTGAAGGAACCCTGGCTGTTGTATTTCTGGCTTTCATACAAG GTGTTCTGGCCTCTGGTGCTGTGGAGGTCCAGCCCTCCATCAACCCTGCTGCAGTCGGGGACACAGTGACACTGTTTCTGTCTCCTTCGACAACTCTGAAAAGTGGAAGCTGGGCAGTGAGAGAATCCCTCATTCTCACTTGGTTCGGGGACCAGCAGGCAGTCTTTCCCAGCCACAGTGGCAGGGCGTCAGTCAATGTCCTCACTGGAGCTCTCACTCTGAGCTCCGTCACAGTGGCTGACTCAGGAGTCTACGTAGTGCAGAGCAGTGACCCCCAGCTTAAGGCCAATGCTTCCATCACTGTTCTGG AACCCATTTCAAATGTGACACTAAGGGCAAATCAAACCAACCTGATGGAGTTCAACAGTTCAGCAGTCGTTGCGTGCTCTGTCTCCTCTGGAtcctccccctctttcctcTGGATGAACGGCAGCTCTGAGGTTACAGCCAGTGAGAGAGTTCAGCTCACTGATGGAAACTCCACTCTCACTATAGTCAATGTGACCCGCTATGACCAGGAACCATTCAGGTGTCATGTGTTCAATCCTGTCAGTAATGGCACCAGTGATCCAGTAAACTTTACTATCAGCT ATGGTCCAGATAACATGGCCCTAACAGTGAATGGACAGAACATTACTTCCTTTTCAGTTGGATCCAATCTGACCATGCTCTGTTCAGCACAGTCCAATCCTCCAGCTCAGCTTCAGTGGGCTTTCAGAGGAGAGCTTGTGAACGTTACAGGTCCATTGTTGGAGCTGTTCAGCATCAACAAGAACCAAAGCGGTCCATATTCCTGTCTGGCCTTCAACAATCACACCAACACCAACAGCAATATCACCACACACATCATGATAGCAG AGTCATTGTCAGGATCTGAACAACAGGCAGTCAATGTGTGGCTCCTGCCTCTGCTATTATTGGTTGGATTTCCCTTCTTATTGCCAG ATGTTGGCTCATTCAGTCCATGGATGACTCTGATGCAATGA
- the LOC122881986 gene encoding carcinoembryonic antigen-related cell adhesion molecule 1-like isoform X2, which yields METKSEGTLAVVFLAFIQGVLASGAVEVQPSINPAAVGDTVTLFLSPSTTLKSGSWAVRESLILTWFGDQQAVFPSHSGRASVNVLTGALTLSSVTVADSGVYVVQSSDPQLKANASITVLEPISNVTLRANQTNLMEFNSSAVVACSVSSGSSPSFLWMNGSSEVTASERVQLTDGNSTLTIVNVTRYDQEPFRCHVFNPVSNGTSDPVNFTISYGPDNMALTVNGQNITSFSVGSNLTMLCSAQSNPPAQLQWAFRGELVNVTGPLLELFSINKNQSGPYSCLAFNNHTNTNSNITTHIMIAESLSGSEQQAVNVWLLPLLLLVGFPFLLPGKL from the exons ATGGAGACGAAAAGTGAAGGAACCCTGGCTGTTGTATTTCTGGCTTTCATACAAG GTGTTCTGGCCTCTGGTGCTGTGGAGGTCCAGCCCTCCATCAACCCTGCTGCAGTCGGGGACACAGTGACACTGTTTCTGTCTCCTTCGACAACTCTGAAAAGTGGAAGCTGGGCAGTGAGAGAATCCCTCATTCTCACTTGGTTCGGGGACCAGCAGGCAGTCTTTCCCAGCCACAGTGGCAGGGCGTCAGTCAATGTCCTCACTGGAGCTCTCACTCTGAGCTCCGTCACAGTGGCTGACTCAGGAGTCTACGTAGTGCAGAGCAGTGACCCCCAGCTTAAGGCCAATGCTTCCATCACTGTTCTGG AACCCATTTCAAATGTGACACTAAGGGCAAATCAAACCAACCTGATGGAGTTCAACAGTTCAGCAGTCGTTGCGTGCTCTGTCTCCTCTGGAtcctccccctctttcctcTGGATGAACGGCAGCTCTGAGGTTACAGCCAGTGAGAGAGTTCAGCTCACTGATGGAAACTCCACTCTCACTATAGTCAATGTGACCCGCTATGACCAGGAACCATTCAGGTGTCATGTGTTCAATCCTGTCAGTAATGGCACCAGTGATCCAGTAAACTTTACTATCAGCT ATGGTCCAGATAACATGGCCCTAACAGTGAATGGACAGAACATTACTTCCTTTTCAGTTGGATCCAATCTGACCATGCTCTGTTCAGCACAGTCCAATCCTCCAGCTCAGCTTCAGTGGGCTTTCAGAGGAGAGCTTGTGAACGTTACAGGTCCATTGTTGGAGCTGTTCAGCATCAACAAGAACCAAAGCGGTCCATATTCCTGTCTGGCCTTCAACAATCACACCAACACCAACAGCAATATCACCACACACATCATGATAGCAG AGTCATTGTCAGGATCTGAACAACAGGCAGTCAATGTGTGGCTCCTGCCTCTGCTATTATTGGTTGGATTTCCCTTCTTATTGCCAGGCAAGTTGTAG